The proteins below come from a single Papaver somniferum cultivar HN1 chromosome 11, ASM357369v1, whole genome shotgun sequence genomic window:
- the LOC113325273 gene encoding cytokinin hydroxylase-like: MVCVLVTGKDLLGIMLHDNSKNKKLSVEELVDECKTLFFSGHETTALALTWTLFLLALHPEWQNHLREEIKQVIGEGELLLNDLTNIRKLKKMGWVMNEVLRLYSAAPNVQRQAREDIQVGELIIPSGTNIWVDLVGMNHDSDLWGNDVNEFKPERFKDDTLHGGCKHKMGYLPFGFGGRMCIGRNLTIMEYKIVLILLLTRFTFTLSPSYIHSPAIMLSLRPTNGLPLIVQHV, from the exons ATGGTTTGTG tcttagttactggaaaAGATCTTCTAGGTATTATGCTTCATGATAATAGTAAAAATAAGAAACTAAGTGTTGAGGAGTTAGTTGATGAATGCAAGACTTTGTTTTTTAGTGGCCATGAGACAACAGCTTTGGCACTCACATGGACTTTATTCCTACTAGCTTTGCACCCAGAATGGCAAAATCATCTTAGAGAAGAAATCAAACAAGTCATTGGAGAAGGGGAATTGCTTCTAAATGATCTCACAAATATCAGAAAACTTAAGAAG ATGGGATGGGTGATGAATGAAGTCTTGCGGTTATATTCAGCAGCACCAAATGTCCAGAGACAAGCAAGAGAAGACATTCAAGTTGGTGAACTCATAATTCCGAGCGGAACAAACATATGGGTCGATTTGGTAGGCATGAATCACGACTCGGATTTGTGGGGGAATGATGTGAATGAATTCAAACCAGAGAGGTTTAAAGATGATACTCTACATGGAGGATGCAAACACAAAATGGGGTATCTGCCATTTGGTTTTGGTGGAAGAATGTGTATTGGAAGGAACTTAACAATTATGGAGTACAAAATTGTTTTAATTCTATTACTCACTAGGTTTACATTTACTCTTTCCCCGAGTTACATCCATTCTCCTGCTATCATGCTTTCTCTTAGACCAACAAACGGTTTACCTCTCATAGTTCAACACGTTTAA